A genomic window from Punica granatum isolate Tunisia-2019 chromosome 2, ASM765513v2, whole genome shotgun sequence includes:
- the LOC116194985 gene encoding protein RADIALIS-like 1, which yields MASSSMSRGSASSSWTPKQNKAFEKALAVYDKDTPDRWHNIAKAVGGKTAEEVQRHYQVLVQDVQTIESGHIPFPNYRTTEAN from the coding sequence ATGGCCTCCAGCTCGATGTCGAGGGGATCTGCCTCCTCATCCTGGACCCCTAAGCAGAACAAGGCCTTTGAGAAGGCGTTGGCTGTGTACGACAAGGACACTCCCGACCGCTGGCACAATATCGCAAAGGCGGTAGGAGGAAAGACCGCTGAGGAAGTGCAGAGGCACTATCAGGTGCTCGTGCAGGATGTCCAAACAATTGAGTCCGGCCACATTCCCTTCCCGAATTATAGGACCACCGAAGCCAACTAG